In Alosa sapidissima isolate fAloSap1 chromosome 5, fAloSap1.pri, whole genome shotgun sequence, the genomic stretch CATTAGTGTTTTATGGCGCTTTCagtcatactgtacatagctGTTTACAGTAGGTTAACCTCCTACCAGCCATTTACTGTTAGTGTTCTGGCATAGCCTAACTTAGCTAGCCTACTACATGTTCCCATTGTGATCTTAACTCTAATAAAGATAAAGTGATATCTATATCGCGTCTCCTTTGCTTATTCCATATCCAGAAAATACCAAGAAAGGAACTAATTATGtgaactttatttatttatcgaGTAAGATATGGCGGAGCAACTTCCAAGCTCCATCACACATTGGCCTCCAGTCACTTTTACGCTGTTTCCTCCGAAGGGGGGCGTGGTCGCCCTATAAGACGGCAAAAACTGGCATCATCCACATGAACGCGCATCGCTAAGACAGGGAGTAGTTAAGTCGTAAATTCAGTTGGTGTTCTGTTACCCACCTAAATTCAATTCTAAAGACTGGTCTTAACAAAGACCAACTTAGCAGTTAGGAGCAGTCGTAGCAAAGAGTTGGTGCAACCGGTGTCTGCTGTCTGCGCCCCTACGTCATAATGGGGAGGTCACCATTATGGGCGAAAATCGTCATTTCAGATCACTTGATGCATCCTCACCTTAGGACTCACCCGCTCGCTTCTCGGTAGCCTAGATATTTGGATTTTGCTCAGTAGACTATATTTAAGTTCTATACAATTTATTTTAAAGTAGCTCCTATATATCGGCGAAATTTTAAGTTCAATGGATTTTCAAAAGGAGTTCGGAAAACTCCATGCGGAAAATGAGGAGATGAAAACAATGATGCTACAGCTCCTGATTTTACGCCAGGAGCAGAATCAGAACATGATTTGTACCGCATGTGTGAGTTCCCTCAAACATCTAAGAGCCGGCGTATAGTTTTATATAGCCTAAATTATAACTAAATCTAATATTCCATGTTCCCTGCACTTCATTTGGCATCTATGCTGAAAGGGTAAAGGTCAATGTTTAAGTATGTTTTAATGATGGGCATCTATGAAGTGACCTTTCCAGGTCAAAGTTGAAAGGATACAGCTTTGGTCAAATCTGTCTATCAGTCACACTTTTTGGGTTAGTGGTTACCATAGAGGTATTAGAACAATTTATGATATTGTTCATACAGCTACTTTGTAATGTTATTATAATATcattaataatgtaataataatataatgatGCCTTAGTtatttactaaatagtgcactATAGTGAAACCGTGAAGATTTCAAACGCAGCATGGCGGTTGGGCAGTTGTGTGTCAGAGGGTGTAGATGGTGGCCATGTTTGATGACATGTTGCCTCTTGCCTCTCTGCAGCCTCATCTTCTGACCTTGCCCCACGATTCCACAACGCATTTGGGCCCACCCCAGCCCTTGCATGCCAGTGCGGCACCTGGCCAACGGAAGCTGTTAGCCCACATACCCCCTGcatccccccaccaccagcTGCAGCGGTCTGTGAGGTCTACGCTGAGACCCCTGAGCGCTCAGCAGAAGGAGCGCCAGGCTCGCAAGGAACTCCTGCAGGAGGTCCTGGAACTCGCTGAGGAGATCAAACTTGCCAGTCTCAATGATGCCAAGGCCTCGGACCAGACAGGCTGCTCTGTGGGCAGCCTCAGTCCTGTGGATCGCAGGACCCCGCCGGCGCCCCGTACTCTGCCCTTCCTCAATTCGCCCATTGCCCCTGCTATCCCCGCCCCCCCAAAGACAACCAGCCACAGACAGTTCCAGAGTAGACTACCCCGTCTCAAGAACACCATATCACTCAATGGGGTCACTGCTGTGACAGGTGAGTAGTCTCTCttatactctttctctctctctctctctctctctctctctctctctctctctctctctctctctctctctctctctctctctctctctctctctctctctctctctctctctctctctctctctctctctctctctctctctctctctctctctctctctctctctctctctctctctcacacacacacacacacacacacacacacacacacacagaagaatatATTGACTCAGTCTTTATTAGCCTAATTAAATATCAGTGCAGATATCAATTCAAATAACAAAGTTGTTTGCCAAGGCAAATGTAGACAGGATTTCAGACAAAcatatttgacctttgacctcccagAGCAAAAGTCTGTTGAGTCTCTGGCAGGGAGGCAGGAAGGAACGAGGGAGCAtaaggaggtgaagaagaggaAAGTGACTGAGGCGAGGCATACAAGCAAGACCCAGCCGGCCAAGAATCTGCCAGAGTTGGCCAAACTGCGCCCACTGTCCTGTCCCGAGCAGGCCCTCCTGCAGGCCTTTACAGTGCTCAGCGACGATGACTGGTGGGAGTATAGCTTAAATAGTCTAGACTGATATATTAGGCTTTTTGCCAAGATAGGCTATGCTGTTACGCTATCCAGACAAATCGTAGGCTTTTAGCTAAGATAGATTAGACTATGCTGAGATATTGATGTTAAAAGAACAGCATGCCTTTAGAGTAGATAGTCTAGGCTATGTTAACACATAGGATTTACATGGCAAGAGTTGGTAAGTAGCTGGAGATAGAATACTTGAACCAAGTCCATGTATTACCATGTTCCTctgatgtgagtgtgttgttggTGCTGCTGCAGGGGGAAGAAGATCGAGGCCCTGATCGCCATCAGGTCTCTGGCTCAGCACCACGCCAACGTGCTGCTGCCCAGGCTGCATGATGTTTGTCTGGCCGTCAATCAAGAGGTGAGAGGCTCTCTGCTGGAAAACATTCTGGAGCACATGTTGTATCTTTTGTCCTGTTTCAAACTAGGCAATATCTATTGAAATGCCTTAATGATGCTACCAAAGAAATGATGTTAACTTTGTCAGTATTCTATACAAGTCAAAGCGGCGCAAGCTGTCATTCTAATTCCCTCCTCCCAACCAGGTGAAGAACCTGCGCTCAGTGGTGTCCCATGCTGCCATGGTGACGCTGGCCCACCTGTTTGCTCACCTGGGGCAGGACATGGATGCGGAGGCCGAGGGCGCAGCCCGGACACTGCTGCCGAAGGCTGGAGAGTCCAGCAGCTTCATGAAGGACATGGATCTGGCCCTGGGGTACATGGTGTATAAACACCAACCCCATCCGCAGCATGAACGCTCTCATCAACGGAGGGCTCAGGTTAggggcagagagaaaaagagagcaggGTTGTACTGGTTAATTGCTTTCTAGTGCTTCTCAACTTTCTCTGTGTTACCTGGCTATGTAGTTGTCTGTATCAGTTGTtaccagtgttgggagtaatgcattaaaaaagtaatgtaattacagtaatgcattgctttttgctgtaatgcagtaatgtaaggcattaccaatacaatttcagcaatattttactcggtacaattctcagtaactgaagttactttgctttttaatccaaaattgagaaatgctcaattggcaccagagaagattatccaagaattaaaaaaagtcatctatgctggtcctggaatttgattgcattgtttagatgactgtagaaagggaatttgagttatctctgccattcatgcaacagatctaacatggttaggctatacttctcatttcaagcagtgagaatagccattattctcaaactatttgcattaagtctacaccattgtaagtggaaggaaaggcaactagcaatgatgagaaccatttaaagtcaacatacaatttcaccatggctatattttactatattaagttgtgagtgacctttggcctttggggcctacattgtcccatgagccataactgcaaccgttatattgttcttttgttagccttaagcctagctcagtcattatgccataccacatcacctcctgccgtgtaatgagctgcattgaagatctgttgagaacaccaaatccatatttcctgttattttggtgaaagtaatgtaaacgtggtgtaatgccttacaattcaaagacagtaatattgtaatgtaacaaattactttgagatgacagtaacaagtaataaataatgcattacgcttttgaagtaacttgcccaacactggttGTTACTCACCTAGTTTGTCTGACGTTTCTGTGTCTCAGCTGTTTCTCCTGGTTCTGTCTCCTTGTCTTCCCTGGATCTCTGGCTTATCCATTCTCCTGGTGTGACTCATTGGTTCTCTGCTTCTTCTTAGTCACAAACATACAGCCGTGAGGAAGAGCACTGCACGGCACCTGGAGAAAGTGACGGAGGTCATAGGGGCAGCTCGTCTCCTGTCCGGCAAAAACGACCTGACTGCCCGCTTCATCCATACTGCCAGCTGCTTGGCCCTTGACAACGCACTGGAAGTCAGGTCGGGAGCCCTATTTCTCTGTTTCCTTATCATTTACTTATTGGCTTTGTACAAAAGTGTCAGTTCAATtcataaaagtaaaagtaaatgttTCTAAATTAGCCAATCAGCAACAGTTTCTGTTCTATTATGAGGTATCCAAAAGTCATCTCATGTCATACAGCAATACTGAATGTAATTATCTGTCAGTGCATGGCATTGAAATAGTGTGTTTACAGCTAAAATATAGTGAAGAATTTGGGATTTAATATTCACTTTCCAGTAGTGTCCACAAAAGTTATAGCCTGGCTGACACCTGACTGATTATCAAATCTCCATTGACACAGCTTTCctgtaaacaaatgttttaTATTTAGTTGTTAACTCAATTCCAAAGTCTCTGAGAAtctgctgagcaaattcaaacatAGATTTGGCAGGGTTCACCTAGACTACATAAGTTACATTACATA encodes the following:
- the LOC121708458 gene encoding uncharacterized protein LOC121708458 — its product is MDFQKEFGKLHAENEEMKTMMLQLLILRQEQNQNMICTACPHLLTLPHDSTTHLGPPQPLHASAAPGQRKLLAHIPPASPHHQLQRSVRSTLRPLSAQQKERQARKELLQEVLELAEEIKLASLNDAKASDQTGCSVGSLSPVDRRTPPAPRTLPFLNSPIAPAIPAPPKTTSHRQFQSRLPRLKNTISLNGVTAVTEQKSVESLAGRQEGTREHKEVKKRKVTEARHTSKTQPAKNLPELAKLRPLSCPEQALLQAFTVLSDDDWGKKIEALIAIRSLAQHHANVLLPRLHDVCLAVNQEVKNLRSVVSHAAMVTLAHLFAHLGQDMDAEAEGAARTLLPKAGESSSFMKDMDLALGYMVYKHQPHPQHERSHQRRAQSQTYSREEEHCTAPGESDGGHRGSSSPVRQKRPDCPLHPYCQLLGP